In Quercus robur chromosome 11, dhQueRobu3.1, whole genome shotgun sequence, the following proteins share a genomic window:
- the LOC126706037 gene encoding protein UNUSUAL FLORAL ORGANS, translated as MESFHPAMNLPFSYTFSTTLTASSSSGTTATSITNTWMDPRIWSKLPQRLLDRVLAFLPPPAFFRARSVCKRWYALLFADTFLELYLQVSPRHHWFLFFKHKTLKSYIYRNNTSSGDQGDINVRAPPCEGYIFDPYDITWYRLSFALIPPGFSPASSSGGLVCCVSDEAGPKSIILCNPILGSLTQLPPTLRPRLFPSIGLTVSPTSIDVTVAGDDMISPFAVKNLTAENFHIDGGGFYSIWGTNSSLPRLCSLESGRMVYVGGKFYCMNFSPFSVLAHDVAANIWCKIQAPMRRFLRSPNLVESKGKLLLVAAVEKSKLNVPKSFRLWSLQSCGTTWIEVERMPQQLYVQFAELEGGNGFDCVGNGEFIVIMIRGSDKALLFDIFRKIWQWIPPCPYSQDGGVGGSYGRDSELHGFAYEPRLATPVTGLLDQLTLPFQPFNG; from the coding sequence ATGGAATCTTTTCACCCTGCTATGAACTTACCCTTTTCCTATACTTTCTCTACAACTCTCACTGCTAGTAGTAGTAGTGGTACCACTGCCACATCCATCACTAATACCTGGATGGACCCTAGGATTTGGAGCAAACTCCCACAGAGACTTCTAGATCGTGTGCTTGCTTTTCTTCCACCACCAGCCTTCTTTCGTGCTCGTTCTGTCTGTAAAAGATGGTATGCACTCTTGTTCGCTGACACTTTTCTTGAATTATATCTCCAAGTATCTCCAAGACACCATTGGTTCCTATTCTTCAAGCACAAAACCCTCAAGAGCTACATTTATAGGAACAATACTAGTAGTGGAGATCAAGGTGACATTAATGTTAGAGCACCACCATGCGAAGGATATATCTTTGATCCTTATGATATCACATGGTACCGCCTTTCTTTTGCTTTGATTCCCCCAGGGTTTTCACCAGCTTCTTCCTCTGGTGGCTTAGTTTGTTGTGTTTCAGACGAGGCTGGTCCAAAAAGCATAATCCTATGTAACCCAATTCTTGGTTCTCTAACTCAATTGCCTCCAACACTTAGACCAAGGCTTTTCCCTTCTATTGGACTAACTGTTAGTCCTACATCCATAGATGTTACAGTTGCTGGTGATGATATGATTTCTCCTTTTGCAGTGAAGAATTTAACAGCTGAGAACTTTCATATTGATGGGGGTGGATTTTATTCAATATGGGGTACAAATTCTTCACTGCCAAGGCTTTGTAGCCTTGAGTCGGGTAGAATGGTTTATGTAGGAGGAAAATTTTACTGCATGAACTTCAGCCCATTTAGTGTTTTAGCTCATGATGTTGCAGCCAATATATGGTGCAAGATTCAAGCTCCAATGAGAAGGTTTTTGAGGTCACCAAACCTGGTTGAGAGTAAAGGAAAACTACTCTTAGTTGCTGCAGTTGAGAAAAGCAAGCTAAATGTACCGAAAAGCTTTAGGCTTTGGAGCTTGCAATCATGTGGGACTACATGGATTGAAGTTGAGAGAATGCCACAACAACTCTATGTTCAGTTTGCTGAATTGGAAGGTGGAAATGGGTTTGATTGTGTTGGTAATGGAGAGTTTATTGTGATTATGATTCGAGGGTCAGATAAGGCATTGTTGTTTGATATTTTTAGGAAGATTTGGCAGTGGATTCCTCCATGTCCGTACTCTCAAgatggtggtgttggtggtagCTATGGACGAGATAGTGAATTGCATGGTTTTGCTTATGAGCCTAGACTGGCTACACCAGTCACTGGTCTTCTAGACCAGCTCACCCTTCCATTTCAGCCTTTCAATGGTTAG
- the LOC126706107 gene encoding GTP-binding protein ERG isoform X1 has translation MKALRALRTITTTLSPKPHKTPLNPTFLHHFYSAQPQEEDPSHNLNSSDSENGSDSVFDSTHYTIPGLGSETNAQAPQQPTWDEKYREKADGLIFGKDTQKRKLKILEEEEERRRRVLAKALLEAALEAADDEDEEEEEEVVVKEEDQKSLSVGIIGAPNAGKSALTNYMVGTKVAAVSRKTNTTTHEVLGVMTKENTQICFFDTPGLMLDKSGYIHKDMKVRVESAWSSVNLYDVLIVIFDVDRHLTRPDQRVIKLIQHMGSQPHPKQKRILCINKVDLVKKKKDLLKAAKQFEDLPGFERYFMISGLKGYGVKDLTQYLMEQAFKRPWDEDPFTLSEEVMKNISLEVVRERLLDHVHQEIPYQIEHRLMDWKELRDGSLRIEQHLITHKLSQRKILVGKNGSKIGRIGIEANEELRSIFKREVHLILQVRLK, from the exons ATGAAAGCTTTGAGAGCTCTAAGAACCATCACAACAACCCTTTCTCCAAAACCCCACAAAACCCCTCTCAACCCAACCTTCCTTCACCACTTCTACTCAGCACAGCCTCAAGAAGAAGACCCATCACACAACCTCAACTCCTCGGACTCTGAAAATGGCTCTGACTCAGTCTTTGACAGTACCCATTACACAATACCAGGTCTTGGTTCTGAAACCAATGCTCAAGCCCCTCAGCAACCCACTTGGGATGAGAAATATAGAGAAAAAGCTGATGGCTTGATCTTTGGGAAAGATACccagaagaggaaattgaagattttggaagaagaggaagagaggaggaGGAGAGTGCTTGCTAAAGCTCTGCTCGAGGCAGCGTTGGAGGCGGCCGACGATGaggatgaggaggaggaggaggaagtggTGGTGAAGGAGGAGGACCAGAAGTCATTGTCTGTTGGGATAATTGGTGCCCCAAATGCTGGCAAGTCTGCGCTCACTAATTACATG GTTGGGACAAAGGTTGCTGCTGTTTCTCGGAAGACCAACACTACAACTCATGAAGTGTTAGGAGTGATGACAAAAGAAAATACCCAAATT TGTTTCTTTGATACCCCAGGACTCATGTTAGATAAAAGTGGATATATTCACAAAGATATGAAGGTTCGTGTGGAAAGTGCTTGGAGTTCTGTCAACCTCTATGATGTGCTCATTGTTATTTTTGACGTTGATAGGCATCTTACCAG GCCTGATCAAAGGGTGATAAAATTGATTCAACATATGGGATCACAACcacacccaaaacaaaaacgCATCTTATGTATTAATAAGGTtgatttagttaaaaaaaagaaagatctGCTAAAGGCGGCTAAGCAATTTGAAGATCTTCCTGGATTTGAAAG GTATTTCATGATCTCAGGACTGAAGGGCTATGGAGTAAAAGATCTTACTCAATATTTGATGGAGCAGGCAT TTAAAAGACCGTGGGATGAAGATCCATTTACATTAAGTGAAGAAGTTATGAAGAACATATCATTAGAAGTTGTCCGTGAAAGGCTGTTGGACCATGTTCATCAG GAAATTCCGTATCAAATTGAACATCGTTTAATGGACTGGAAGGAATTACGTGATGGTTCTCTAAGGATTGAGCAGCACTTAATTACCCACAAGCTAAGCCAGCGTAAGATTCTTGTGGGAAAGAATGGCTCTAAAATAGG GAGAATAGGCATTGAAGCTAATGAAGAGCTAAGGTCCATCTTCAAGAGGGAAGTACATCTCATCCTTCAGGTTAGACTAAAATGA
- the LOC126706107 gene encoding GTP-binding protein ERG isoform X2 has product MKALRALRTITTTLSPKPHKTPLNPTFLHHFYSAQPQEEDPSHNLNSSDSENGSDSVFDSTHYTIPGLGSETNAQAPQQPTWDEKYREKADGLIFGKDTQKRKLKILEEEEERRRRVLAKALLEAALEAADDEDEEEEEEVVVKEEDQKSLSVGIIGAPNAGKSALTNYMVGTKVAAVSRKTNTTTHEVLGVMTKENTQICFFDTPGLMLDKSGYIHKDMKVRVESAWSSVNLYDVLIVIFDVDRHLTRPDQRVIKLIQHMGSQPHPKQKRILCINKVDLVKKKKDLLKAAKQFEDLPGFERYFMISGLKGYGVKDLTQYLMEQAFKRPWDEDPFTLSEEVMKNISLEVVRERLLDHVHQEIPYQIEHRLMDWKELRDGSLRIEQHLITHKLSQRKILVGKNGSKIGKAVFLEHRTECSSSMENRH; this is encoded by the exons ATGAAAGCTTTGAGAGCTCTAAGAACCATCACAACAACCCTTTCTCCAAAACCCCACAAAACCCCTCTCAACCCAACCTTCCTTCACCACTTCTACTCAGCACAGCCTCAAGAAGAAGACCCATCACACAACCTCAACTCCTCGGACTCTGAAAATGGCTCTGACTCAGTCTTTGACAGTACCCATTACACAATACCAGGTCTTGGTTCTGAAACCAATGCTCAAGCCCCTCAGCAACCCACTTGGGATGAGAAATATAGAGAAAAAGCTGATGGCTTGATCTTTGGGAAAGATACccagaagaggaaattgaagattttggaagaagaggaagagaggaggaGGAGAGTGCTTGCTAAAGCTCTGCTCGAGGCAGCGTTGGAGGCGGCCGACGATGaggatgaggaggaggaggaggaagtggTGGTGAAGGAGGAGGACCAGAAGTCATTGTCTGTTGGGATAATTGGTGCCCCAAATGCTGGCAAGTCTGCGCTCACTAATTACATG GTTGGGACAAAGGTTGCTGCTGTTTCTCGGAAGACCAACACTACAACTCATGAAGTGTTAGGAGTGATGACAAAAGAAAATACCCAAATT TGTTTCTTTGATACCCCAGGACTCATGTTAGATAAAAGTGGATATATTCACAAAGATATGAAGGTTCGTGTGGAAAGTGCTTGGAGTTCTGTCAACCTCTATGATGTGCTCATTGTTATTTTTGACGTTGATAGGCATCTTACCAG GCCTGATCAAAGGGTGATAAAATTGATTCAACATATGGGATCACAACcacacccaaaacaaaaacgCATCTTATGTATTAATAAGGTtgatttagttaaaaaaaagaaagatctGCTAAAGGCGGCTAAGCAATTTGAAGATCTTCCTGGATTTGAAAG GTATTTCATGATCTCAGGACTGAAGGGCTATGGAGTAAAAGATCTTACTCAATATTTGATGGAGCAGGCAT TTAAAAGACCGTGGGATGAAGATCCATTTACATTAAGTGAAGAAGTTATGAAGAACATATCATTAGAAGTTGTCCGTGAAAGGCTGTTGGACCATGTTCATCAG GAAATTCCGTATCAAATTGAACATCGTTTAATGGACTGGAAGGAATTACGTGATGGTTCTCTAAGGATTGAGCAGCACTTAATTACCCACAAGCTAAGCCAGCGTAAGATTCTTGTGGGAAAGAATGGCTCTAAAATAGG CAAAGCTGTTTTCCTTGAACACAGAACTGAGTGTTCATCTTCAATG GAGAATAGGCATTGA